In Paraburkholderia flagellata, a genomic segment contains:
- a CDS encoding Hsp70 family protein, translated as MKQYVVGIDLGTSNTVVAYVEAGGDAVRVFDVEQLTGLGEVGAEKMLPSARYHPAAGELAAGDLRLPWSAPSQSDDAVIGRLARMLGAQVPGRLVASAKSWLSHAAVDRLAPILPWGAPDDVAKVSPVSASASYLAHVRAAWNHRFPHAPLEDQDVVLTVPASFDDGARALTLEAARLAKLPALRLLEEPQAAFYDWLYHHRATLDAELGASRLVLVCDVGGGTTDLTLIKVQFENGEPQLTRIGVGNHLMLGGDNMDLALAHLAESRLANAQTRLSAASLSQLVERCRVAKEQLLEPSAPESVPITLLGAGARLVGGARTTQLGREEVAQIVVDGFFPMGAASDLPRRSRAAIVEFGLPYAADPAITRHIAAFLQRFAAQSREALGSSGATAEAETALPMPDALLLNGGVFRARSLAQRLADTLGAWRGEPLNVLHNDQPDVAVARGAVAYALARAGHAPRIGGGSPRSYFLVLHEGAGADAAPRGVCVLPRGTEEGHELHLDDRTFALQLGQPVQFHLASTVADTAWQPGELADLAAGDFVRLPPLATVVPAGGDAKTARERPVKLTTALTEVGTLEMHCIATDDASQRWLLEFALRRAEHEGGAGGESRHAGLDEAIEAIDRVFGARSAKIDAKEVKRLRAHLEERLGPRQNWDGPLLRELFGALWERAGKRRRSADHERLWLNLAGFSLRPGFGYPLDEWRVEQLWTLFDDGIQFVNEGQVWSEWWTLWRRAAGGLNEAQQHEVLEAMTYLEEAAGSKRHKLPFDPAKLGAPDMIRLYASLEQIAAERKIEIGERLLQRLRKPSENHQTWWAVGRIGARQPFYGSAHGVVPPETAAQWLDAILALDWKKIEPAMFAAAQIARMTGDRSRDLPPELRETVVRRMESANAPPTWVTMVREAVALDTADTGRVFGEALPAGLKLIAG; from the coding sequence ATGAAGCAATACGTCGTCGGCATCGACCTGGGGACGAGCAATACCGTCGTTGCATACGTGGAGGCTGGCGGCGACGCTGTCCGCGTGTTCGATGTCGAGCAGCTCACCGGCCTCGGCGAAGTGGGCGCGGAGAAGATGCTGCCCTCCGCGCGGTATCACCCGGCGGCGGGCGAGCTTGCGGCGGGGGATTTGCGTTTGCCGTGGAGCGCGCCTTCGCAAAGCGATGACGCCGTCATCGGCCGCCTCGCGCGCATGCTCGGCGCGCAGGTTCCGGGGCGGCTCGTGGCAAGCGCCAAGAGCTGGCTCTCGCACGCGGCGGTGGACCGCCTCGCGCCGATCCTGCCGTGGGGCGCCCCCGACGACGTCGCCAAGGTTTCGCCGGTGAGCGCGAGCGCGAGCTATCTCGCACACGTGCGCGCCGCGTGGAATCATCGCTTCCCGCATGCGCCGCTCGAAGATCAGGACGTGGTGCTGACCGTGCCCGCCTCGTTCGACGACGGCGCGCGTGCGCTCACGCTCGAAGCGGCGCGGCTCGCAAAGCTGCCCGCGCTGCGCCTGCTCGAAGAGCCGCAAGCCGCGTTCTACGACTGGCTGTATCACCATCGCGCGACGCTCGACGCCGAGCTGGGCGCGTCGCGCCTCGTGCTGGTGTGCGACGTGGGCGGCGGCACGACCGACCTCACGCTCATCAAGGTGCAGTTCGAGAACGGCGAGCCGCAGCTCACGCGCATCGGCGTGGGCAATCATCTGATGCTGGGCGGCGACAACATGGACCTCGCGCTTGCGCATCTGGCCGAGAGCCGGCTCGCGAACGCGCAAACGCGCTTGAGCGCGGCAAGCCTCTCGCAGCTCGTGGAGCGCTGCCGTGTCGCGAAGGAGCAACTGCTCGAGCCCAGCGCGCCCGAATCGGTGCCGATAACGCTGCTCGGCGCGGGCGCGCGTCTCGTGGGCGGCGCGCGCACCACGCAGCTTGGCCGCGAGGAAGTCGCGCAAATCGTGGTGGACGGCTTCTTCCCGATGGGCGCAGCAAGTGACCTGCCGCGCCGCTCGCGCGCGGCGATCGTCGAGTTCGGCTTGCCCTACGCCGCCGATCCGGCCATCACGCGTCATATCGCGGCGTTTTTGCAGCGCTTTGCCGCGCAGTCGCGCGAGGCGCTGGGTTCTTCTGGTGCTACCGCTGAAGCAGAAACCGCGCTGCCCATGCCCGACGCGCTGCTGCTCAACGGCGGCGTGTTTCGCGCTCGCTCGCTCGCGCAGCGTCTGGCCGATACGCTCGGCGCGTGGCGCGGCGAGCCGCTCAACGTGCTGCACAACGATCAACCCGACGTGGCCGTCGCGCGCGGCGCTGTCGCTTATGCGCTCGCGCGCGCGGGCCACGCCCCGCGCATAGGCGGCGGCTCGCCGCGCAGTTACTTTCTCGTGCTCCACGAAGGCGCGGGCGCCGATGCCGCGCCGCGCGGCGTGTGCGTTCTCCCGCGCGGCACGGAGGAAGGCCACGAGTTGCATCTGGACGACCGCACGTTCGCGTTGCAGCTCGGCCAGCCGGTGCAGTTCCACCTTGCATCGACGGTGGCCGACACTGCGTGGCAACCCGGCGAGTTGGCCGACCTCGCCGCGGGCGACTTCGTGCGCCTGCCGCCGCTCGCGACGGTCGTACCGGCGGGCGGCGATGCGAAGACGGCGCGCGAGCGCCCCGTCAAACTCACGACCGCGCTGACCGAAGTCGGCACGCTGGAGATGCACTGCATCGCCACCGACGACGCCTCGCAACGCTGGCTGCTCGAATTCGCGCTGCGCCGCGCCGAGCACGAAGGTGGCGCGGGCGGCGAGTCACGTCACGCAGGCCTCGACGAAGCCATCGAAGCAATCGATCGCGTGTTCGGCGCGCGCTCCGCCAAGATCGATGCGAAGGAAGTGAAACGCCTGCGCGCGCATCTCGAAGAGCGGCTCGGGCCTCGCCAGAACTGGGACGGCCCGCTCCTGCGCGAGCTGTTCGGCGCGCTCTGGGAGCGCGCGGGCAAGCGCCGGCGCTCCGCCGATCACGAGCGCCTGTGGTTGAACCTCGCCGGCTTCAGCTTGCGGCCGGGCTTCGGCTATCCACTGGACGAATGGCGCGTCGAACAGCTTTGGACGCTCTTTGACGACGGCATCCAGTTCGTCAACGAAGGCCAGGTGTGGTCCGAGTGGTGGACGCTCTGGCGGCGCGCGGCGGGCGGTCTGAACGAGGCGCAGCAGCACGAGGTGCTGGAGGCGATGACGTACCTCGAAGAAGCGGCCGGCTCGAAGCGCCACAAACTGCCCTTCGACCCCGCGAAGCTCGGCGCGCCTGACATGATCCGGCTCTATGCCTCGCTCGAACAGATTGCGGCCGAGCGCAAGATCGAGATCGGCGAGCGGCTGTTGCAGCGGCTGCGCAAGCCCTCGGAGAATCATCAGACGTGGTGGGCGGTCGGCCGCATTGGCGCGCGCCAGCCGTTCTACGGAAGCGCGCACGGCGTGGTGCCGCCGGAAACCGCCGCGCAGTGGCTCGATGCGATCCTGGCGCTCGACTGGAAAAAAATCGAACCGGCGATGTTTGCCGCTGCACAGATCGCGCGCATGACGGGCGACCGCTCGCGCGACCTGCCGCCCGAGCTGCGCGAGACGGTGGTGCGCCGCATGGAGTCGGCGAACGCGCCGCCTACGTGGGTGACGATGGTGCGCGAAGCCGTCGCGCTCGATACGGCGGACACGGGTCGGGTGTTCGGCGAGGCATTGCCGGCGGGCTTGAAGCTGATCGCGGGCTGA
- a CDS encoding Hsp70 family protein, translating to MSDPRYSIGVDLGTTHCALSYVDLTASDGEKTQQGVLNVTQLTAPGTLESPDLLPSFLYLPHAGELTPGDLTLPWTTTREYAVGELARSRGAGTPIRLVSSAKSWLCHPGVDRRAAILPNDAPPEVTRVSPLESSVRYLTHLREAWDHAHPEAPFGEQEITVTIPASFDPAARELTAEAAQAAGYANMTLLEEPQAALYSWIQKSGGAWRKEVKVGDIILVVDVGGGTTDLSLIAVIEREGNLELHRVAVGEHILLGGDNMDLALAHVVARKLAAAGTQADPWQLRALTYACRSAKEALLSDASVDTVPIVVPSRGSKLIGGSIRTELTRAELTQIILEGFFPQVDAAARPAVRTRVGLTQLGLPYAQDAGVTRHLAAFLGRQVQALAELEGFGAPPAGATFLHPTAVLFNGGVFKSPLLSQRVLDILNGWLAAEGAAPARLLGGADLDLAVARGAAYYGYVKRGKGVRIRGGTARAYYVAVESAMPAVPGLEPPVSALCVAPFGMEEGTEAALPPQEFGLVVGEPVHFRFFGSSVRRQDQVGTMLDYWSPEELQELEEIQATLPTEGRTPGEVVPVKLHARVTEAGTLELEAMPSGTNERWKVEFDVRGGAGD from the coding sequence GTGAGCGATCCGCGATATTCGATTGGCGTCGACCTCGGCACGACGCATTGCGCGCTGTCCTACGTCGACCTCACCGCCAGCGATGGCGAAAAGACCCAGCAGGGCGTGCTGAACGTGACCCAGCTCACGGCGCCGGGCACGCTGGAATCGCCCGATCTGCTGCCTTCGTTTCTCTATTTGCCGCATGCGGGCGAGCTGACGCCCGGCGACCTCACGCTGCCGTGGACCACCACACGCGAGTACGCCGTGGGCGAGCTTGCGCGCAGCCGCGGCGCGGGCACGCCGATCCGCCTCGTGTCGAGCGCGAAGAGCTGGTTGTGCCACCCCGGCGTGGATCGCCGCGCGGCCATTCTGCCCAACGACGCGCCGCCCGAAGTCACGCGCGTTTCGCCGCTCGAAAGCTCGGTGCGCTATCTCACGCACCTGCGCGAGGCGTGGGACCACGCGCACCCCGAGGCGCCGTTCGGCGAGCAGGAAATCACTGTCACGATTCCGGCCTCGTTCGACCCCGCCGCGCGCGAACTGACGGCCGAAGCCGCGCAGGCGGCCGGCTACGCCAACATGACGCTGCTCGAAGAGCCGCAGGCGGCGCTCTATAGCTGGATCCAGAAGAGCGGCGGTGCGTGGCGCAAGGAAGTGAAGGTCGGCGACATCATCCTCGTGGTGGACGTGGGCGGCGGCACGACCGACCTTTCGCTCATCGCCGTGATCGAGCGCGAAGGCAATCTCGAACTGCACCGCGTAGCCGTGGGCGAGCACATTCTGCTCGGCGGCGACAACATGGACCTCGCGCTCGCCCATGTGGTCGCGCGCAAGCTCGCGGCTGCGGGCACGCAAGCCGACCCGTGGCAGCTGCGCGCGCTGACCTACGCGTGCCGATCGGCGAAGGAAGCGCTGCTGAGCGACGCGTCCGTCGATACGGTGCCGATCGTCGTGCCGAGCCGCGGCTCGAAGCTCATCGGCGGGTCGATCCGCACGGAGCTCACGCGTGCCGAACTCACGCAGATCATCCTCGAAGGCTTCTTCCCGCAGGTGGACGCCGCCGCGCGCCCCGCCGTGCGCACGCGCGTGGGTCTCACGCAGCTTGGCCTGCCGTATGCGCAGGACGCGGGCGTCACGCGCCATCTCGCGGCCTTCCTCGGCCGCCAGGTGCAGGCGCTCGCGGAACTCGAAGGCTTTGGCGCGCCGCCCGCAGGCGCGACCTTCCTGCATCCCACGGCGGTCCTCTTCAACGGCGGCGTGTTCAAGTCGCCGCTGCTCTCGCAACGCGTGCTCGACATCCTCAACGGCTGGCTCGCGGCAGAAGGCGCTGCGCCCGCACGTCTGCTCGGCGGCGCGGATCTCGATCTCGCGGTGGCGCGCGGCGCAGCCTATTACGGCTACGTGAAGCGCGGCAAGGGCGTGCGTATTCGCGGCGGCACGGCGCGCGCGTACTACGTGGCGGTCGAATCGGCGATGCCGGCGGTGCCGGGCCTCGAGCCGCCGGTCTCGGCGCTCTGCGTCGCGCCTTTCGGCATGGAAGAGGGCACGGAGGCGGCGTTGCCGCCGCAGGAGTTCGGCCTCGTGGTGGGTGAGCCGGTGCACTTCCGTTTCTTCGGCTCATCGGTGCGGCGTCAGGATCAGGTCGGCACGATGCTCGACTACTGGTCGCCCGAAGAATTGCAGGAACTGGAGGAAATCCAGGCCACGCTGCCGACCGAAGGCCGCACGCCCGGCGAAGTCGTGCCCGTGAAGCTGCACGCGCGCGTGACGGAAGCGGGCACGCTGGAGCTCGAAGCCATGCCGAGCGGCACGAACGAGCGCTGGAAGGTCGAGTTCGACGTGCGTGGCGGAGCAGGCGACTGA
- a CDS encoding DUF2760 domain-containing protein, whose protein sequence is MPEQNLSFFGRLSVALGSFFAILGDGELAANVRRLREGGFAPAAAAPAPAAAPVAKPAPAPAPAPTVIKEATPDAALQLLGLLQRNARFVDFVEEDIAGYADADIGAAARIVHEGCRATLRDHFAIRPVRSESEGSRVTLPAGFDAAAVRLTGNVVGEAPFSGSLTHRGWRVEEVKLPQLVKTHDARIIAPAEVEL, encoded by the coding sequence ATGCCCGAACAGAATCTGTCTTTCTTCGGCCGCCTTTCGGTCGCGCTGGGGTCGTTCTTCGCGATCCTCGGCGACGGCGAGCTTGCCGCCAACGTGCGCCGTCTACGTGAAGGCGGGTTTGCCCCGGCGGCCGCCGCGCCTGCGCCCGCCGCGGCTCCGGTCGCGAAGCCGGCGCCCGCGCCGGCCCCCGCGCCGACCGTCATCAAGGAAGCCACGCCCGACGCCGCGCTGCAACTGCTAGGCCTGCTCCAGCGCAACGCGCGCTTCGTCGATTTCGTCGAGGAAGACATTGCCGGTTACGCCGATGCGGATATCGGCGCCGCCGCCCGCATCGTCCACGAAGGCTGCCGCGCCACGCTGCGCGACCACTTCGCCATCCGCCCGGTGCGCAGCGAGTCCGAAGGCTCGCGCGTGACGCTGCCGGCGGGCTTCGACGCCGCCGCCGTGCGCCTCACCGGCAACGTGGTCGGCGAGGCGCCGTTCAGCGGCAGCCTCACGCATCGCGGCTGGCGCGTCGAGGAAGTCAAGCTGCCGCAACTCGTCAAGACGCACGACGCGCGCATCATCGCGCCGGCGGAGGTGGAGCTGTGA
- a CDS encoding DUF1269 domain-containing protein encodes MRRLYFLAPDTTTAQAIVDDLLRARITWRHIHVLANHSVGLERLPEASLLQRSDVVHALERGVMFGAATGAIVGLVALMFPPADFDITGGVVVALTLAGAIFGAWAAGMIGVDEPNTRLTRFSGPIDDGQLLVMADVPGSREAEIEESIAQHVPRADVEGAEATTPIFP; translated from the coding sequence GTGAGACGCCTCTATTTCCTCGCTCCCGACACCACCACGGCGCAGGCGATCGTCGACGATCTGCTGCGCGCGCGCATCACGTGGCGTCATATCCACGTGCTCGCCAATCACAGCGTGGGGCTCGAACGCTTGCCCGAGGCCTCGCTGCTGCAACGCAGCGATGTCGTGCATGCGCTGGAGCGCGGCGTGATGTTCGGCGCTGCGACCGGCGCAATCGTCGGTCTCGTGGCGCTGATGTTTCCTCCCGCGGACTTCGATATCACGGGCGGGGTGGTCGTCGCGCTGACCCTGGCCGGTGCGATATTCGGTGCGTGGGCGGCCGGCATGATCGGCGTGGACGAACCGAACACCCGGCTTACGCGCTTCAGCGGTCCAATCGACGACGGCCAGTTGCTGGTCATGGCCGACGTGCCGGGCTCGCGCGAAGCGGAGATCGAGGAGAGCATCGCCCAGCATGTGCCGCGCGCCGATGTGGAAGGCGCGGAAGCGACGACGCCGATCTTTCCCTGA
- a CDS encoding potassium transporter Kup has translation MGQSASAAHAHERLGDSGPHRPALPALALAALGVVYGDIGTSPLYTLATVFDPANGLAVNAFNIVGIVSLIFWSLMIVVSLKYVALILRANNHGEGGIMALLALAASSVASRPHLRNTLLVIGVMGAALFFGDSVITPAISVLSAVEGLEVAEPALKTYVIPVTLAAIIVLFLTQKHGTGGIGAVFGPVMVLWFVVIGAAGVANIASAPAVLFALDPREGIAFCLHHHWLAFVALGAVVLSLTGAEALYADMGHFGKQPIRLTWFGIVFPALALNYLGQGALLLSNPGAVQSPFYRLFPQWSIVPMIVLATVATVIASQAVISGTYSMAMQAMQLSFLPRMNIVHTSEREIGQIYVPGINWILLVAVVAAVVGFRSSTALGSAYGIAVTGTMLITTFLTFFVVRYAWHYNWFLCLFATAFFFVIDAMFFSANLLKIVDGGWFPLVIGALMFTVMATWGKGWEMMAAEARVRAGKKPLKPYLATLLESNPVRVGGTAIFLTPNANAVPHALVNNLRHNRVLHERVVFLSVVTKDVPWVAESERVKVELLCPGCYYVIVNYGFKDEVDLPSTLAAYKSAELTFDLDETSWFLSRAVVVPTRGHGMAIWRERLFAVMLHNVGNIAAFFKLPCNRVIEVGARVEI, from the coding sequence ATGGGACAATCCGCATCCGCGGCGCACGCGCACGAGCGCCTCGGCGACTCCGGCCCGCATCGCCCGGCGCTTCCCGCGCTCGCCCTGGCCGCCCTCGGCGTGGTCTACGGCGACATCGGCACGAGCCCGCTCTACACGCTCGCCACGGTGTTCGATCCAGCCAACGGCCTCGCGGTCAATGCTTTCAATATCGTAGGCATTGTCTCGCTGATCTTCTGGTCGCTCATGATCGTCGTCTCGCTCAAGTACGTCGCGCTCATCCTGCGCGCGAACAATCACGGCGAGGGCGGCATCATGGCGCTGCTCGCGCTCGCGGCTTCCTCGGTCGCGTCGCGTCCGCATCTGCGTAACACGCTGCTTGTGATCGGCGTGATGGGCGCGGCGCTTTTCTTCGGCGACAGCGTCATTACGCCGGCCATCTCGGTGCTGAGCGCCGTGGAAGGGCTCGAGGTGGCCGAGCCCGCGCTCAAGACCTATGTGATTCCGGTGACGCTTGCGGCGATCATCGTGCTGTTCCTCACGCAAAAGCATGGCACGGGAGGCATCGGCGCCGTGTTCGGGCCGGTGATGGTGCTCTGGTTCGTCGTGATCGGCGCGGCGGGCGTCGCCAACATTGCCTCCGCACCGGCTGTGCTGTTTGCGCTCGATCCGCGCGAGGGCATTGCGTTCTGCCTGCATCACCACTGGCTCGCCTTTGTCGCGCTGGGCGCGGTCGTGCTCTCGCTCACGGGCGCCGAGGCGCTCTATGCCGACATGGGCCACTTCGGCAAGCAGCCGATTCGCCTCACGTGGTTCGGCATCGTGTTTCCCGCGCTCGCGCTCAATTATCTCGGGCAGGGCGCGCTGCTGCTCTCGAACCCCGGCGCGGTGCAAAGCCCGTTCTACCGGCTCTTCCCGCAATGGTCCATCGTGCCGATGATCGTGCTTGCGACCGTCGCCACCGTCATTGCCTCGCAGGCCGTTATTTCGGGGACCTATTCGATGGCGATGCAGGCCATGCAGCTCTCCTTCCTGCCGCGCATGAACATCGTGCACACGTCGGAGCGCGAGATCGGGCAGATCTACGTTCCCGGCATCAACTGGATCCTGCTCGTCGCCGTGGTGGCGGCGGTGGTGGGATTCCGGTCGTCCACGGCGCTCGGTTCTGCTTACGGCATCGCCGTGACCGGCACGATGCTCATCACGACGTTCCTCACGTTCTTCGTCGTGCGTTACGCGTGGCATTACAACTGGTTCCTATGTCTGTTCGCCACGGCGTTCTTCTTCGTGATCGACGCCATGTTCTTCTCGGCCAACCTGCTCAAGATCGTGGACGGCGGCTGGTTCCCGCTCGTGATCGGCGCACTGATGTTCACGGTGATGGCGACCTGGGGAAAGGGTTGGGAAATGATGGCTGCCGAGGCGCGCGTGCGCGCCGGCAAGAAGCCTCTCAAGCCCTATCTCGCGACGCTGCTCGAGAGCAATCCCGTGCGCGTGGGCGGCACCGCGATCTTCCTCACGCCGAACGCCAACGCCGTGCCGCATGCGCTCGTCAACAATCTGCGGCACAACCGGGTGCTGCACGAACGCGTAGTATTCCTGAGCGTAGTGACGAAAGACGTGCCGTGGGTGGCCGAAAGCGAACGCGTGAAGGTCGAACTGCTCTGCCCGGGCTGCTACTACGTTATCGTCAATTATGGATTCAAGGACGAGGTGGACTTGCCATCCACACTCGCCGCTTACAAGTCCGCGGAGTTGACGTTCGATCTCGATGAAACGTCGTGGTTCCTGAGTCGCGCCGTGGTGGTGCCGACACGCGGCCATGGCATGGCGATCTGGCGTGAGCGTCTTTTCGCGGTGATGCTGCACAACGTCGGGAATATCGCGGCGTTCTTCAAGCTGCCGTGCAATCGCGTGATCGAGGTCGGCGCGCGCGTCGAGATCTAG
- a CDS encoding purine-nucleoside phosphorylase, giving the protein MRTRFTSLCAALSLAACASQSPSTQQDAGTLSAQRAAFAQAGATAHGRAVKVMIVTMFAPEAKTWLDRLGPWESVTIAGLSPDYPNVQCNADDVCVMTTGMGHANAAASTMALAFAPQFDLRKTYFLIAGIAGVNPEHGTIGSAAWSDWLVDFGLQWEIDGDGRPRGWRTGYLGINTKSPVEKPALDYRTEVFRLNPRLTEAAWAISHDVTLADNAHAQAARAKYAYAPANRPPTVIRCDSVADDTWWSGKALGARASEFTRQLTGGQGVYCMTQQEDNATFEALSRAARAQRVDLDRVAVLRAGSDFDRPYAGESNAANLLNYASQGGFAPALENLYRAGHPLVQTIVAHWSEWQDGVPSSLASSPR; this is encoded by the coding sequence ATGCGAACCCGCTTCACGTCCCTCTGCGCCGCGCTGTCGCTCGCTGCCTGCGCGTCGCAGTCCCCTTCCACACAACAAGATGCCGGAACGCTTTCTGCGCAACGCGCGGCCTTCGCGCAGGCCGGCGCCACCGCGCACGGCCGTGCCGTGAAAGTCATGATCGTGACGATGTTCGCGCCCGAAGCGAAGACATGGCTCGATCGTCTCGGTCCCTGGGAGTCCGTGACGATTGCCGGCCTCTCGCCCGACTACCCCAACGTGCAATGCAATGCCGACGACGTATGCGTGATGACGACCGGCATGGGCCACGCGAACGCCGCCGCCTCGACCATGGCCCTCGCCTTCGCGCCTCAGTTCGACCTGCGCAAGACTTACTTCCTCATCGCGGGCATTGCGGGTGTGAACCCCGAGCACGGCACGATCGGCTCGGCGGCCTGGTCCGACTGGCTCGTCGATTTCGGCCTGCAGTGGGAGATCGACGGCGACGGCCGCCCGCGCGGCTGGCGCACCGGGTATTTGGGCATCAATACGAAAAGTCCCGTCGAAAAGCCAGCGCTCGACTACCGCACCGAAGTGTTCCGCCTGAACCCGAGGCTTACCGAAGCCGCCTGGGCGATCTCGCACGACGTGACGCTCGCCGACAACGCGCACGCCCAGGCCGCGCGCGCGAAATATGCTTACGCTCCCGCTAACCGGCCGCCCACGGTGATCCGTTGCGATTCGGTCGCCGATGACACCTGGTGGTCAGGCAAGGCGCTCGGCGCCAGGGCAAGCGAGTTCACGCGCCAGTTGACCGGCGGACAAGGCGTGTACTGCATGACTCAGCAGGAGGACAACGCCACGTTCGAAGCACTGAGCCGTGCGGCGCGTGCGCAACGCGTGGACCTCGATCGCGTGGCCGTGCTGCGCGCGGGCTCGGACTTCGATCGTCCATATGCGGGCGAATCGAATGCGGCCAATCTGCTGAACTATGCAAGCCAGGGCGGCTTCGCACCCGCGTTGGAAAACCTCTATCGCGCGGGTCATCCGCTCGTGCAGACCATCGTCGCGCATTGGAGCGAATGGCAGGATGGCGTTCCTTCGAGCCTCGCTTCATCGCCCCGTTAG
- the qhpG gene encoding flavin-dependent monooxygenase QhpG — protein sequence MNAASIVVLGAGPAGAAVARALAGLGYHVQVVSDWRRFDAAEALSVRVIEALRRAGLHRAASCGEGPCVRTTLWNGALRTLDAEFLVDRRVFDAALREDLRGANVDVVEANVRSLQSTSAGHDLMIETADGPLTLRADFLVEARGRLAPLLRDATRGPQTVSLLNVWKGRAGPAATAVESLPAGWAWMARLGDGRCYWQLTLDVTNPELPQRDELLAFCERMRHSPLASDFFAGDAANDARLYARSSTATLCGRTGGYNWLRVGDAAMAVDPLAGNGVFQSLTSALQAPAVIHTLLERPERAPLALRFHQQRIEQLFMRFARTGRDVYALEQRWTTQPFWQTRGVWPDDRPAHVSADFNELNVGRAPVIDGGMIAEADVVASPDQPLGIWHLCDAALAPVVEALRREPAEQVLKSLDADQARMIRHWLAMQDYP from the coding sequence ATGAATGCCGCCAGCATCGTCGTGCTCGGCGCGGGGCCAGCGGGCGCGGCCGTTGCGCGCGCGCTCGCAGGCCTCGGCTACCACGTGCAGGTAGTGAGCGACTGGCGCCGATTCGACGCTGCCGAAGCGCTATCGGTGCGCGTAATCGAAGCACTGCGCCGCGCGGGCCTGCATCGCGCAGCCAGTTGCGGCGAGGGACCCTGCGTGCGCACCACACTCTGGAACGGCGCGCTGCGAACGCTCGACGCCGAATTTCTCGTTGACAGGCGCGTGTTCGATGCAGCTTTGCGCGAGGACCTGCGCGGTGCGAACGTGGATGTGGTCGAGGCGAATGTGCGCTCGCTGCAGTCCACTTCCGCGGGTCACGACCTCATGATCGAAACCGCAGACGGACCGCTCACGTTGCGCGCGGACTTTCTTGTCGAAGCGCGTGGCCGCCTCGCACCGCTATTGCGCGACGCCACGCGCGGCCCGCAAACCGTAAGCCTGCTCAACGTCTGGAAGGGCCGCGCGGGCCCGGCGGCCACTGCGGTGGAAAGCCTGCCGGCCGGCTGGGCATGGATGGCGCGGCTAGGCGACGGCCGCTGCTACTGGCAATTGACGCTGGACGTCACGAATCCTGAACTGCCGCAGCGCGATGAACTGCTCGCGTTCTGCGAGCGCATGCGGCACTCGCCGCTTGCCAGCGACTTCTTCGCAGGCGACGCCGCGAACGACGCGCGCCTCTATGCACGCAGCAGTACCGCCACGCTGTGCGGCCGTACCGGCGGCTACAACTGGCTGCGCGTGGGCGACGCCGCCATGGCCGTCGATCCGCTCGCGGGCAATGGCGTGTTCCAGTCGCTCACCTCCGCGTTGCAGGCGCCCGCGGTGATCCACACGCTACTCGAGCGGCCCGAGCGCGCGCCGCTCGCGCTGCGCTTTCACCAGCAGCGCATCGAACAGTTGTTCATGCGCTTCGCGCGCACCGGGCGCGATGTATATGCGCTCGAACAGCGCTGGACCACGCAGCCCTTCTGGCAAACGCGCGGCGTGTGGCCCGACGACCGGCCGGCTCACGTGAGCGCCGATTTCAACGAGTTGAACGTGGGACGTGCGCCCGTAATCGATGGCGGCATGATTGCCGAAGCGGACGTGGTTGCGAGCCCGGACCAGCCGCTCGGCATCTGGCATTTGTGCGACGCTGCGCTCGCGCCTGTGGTCGAAGCGCTGCGGCGTGAGCCTGCCGAGCAGGTGCTCAAGTCGCTCGATGCGGATCAGGCGCGGATGATCCGGCACTGGCTTGCCATGCAGGACTATCCTTAG
- a CDS encoding LysR family substrate-binding domain-containing protein: MASFQRVRRGIELTGAGAVFLEHARAALTQAETAVLAGRRASRGELGKLCIAYASSVALEPELPALLRRFSQARPDVELELRAISVQAQMNALADERIDVAFLRSPPGPQPASIRITPFSRTPLDVVLSADHRCAGRRRITLRDMAEERLIVVDDPPGVGLGHRVTELCLEAGFEPASVLRTTDSVGVMSFAAAGLGVGIVPRTLARFGLEGAVFKPLAMANGYSEVVIATRAYDRSAGTRALLDMAAQERA, translated from the coding sequence TTGGCTTCGTTTCAGCGCGTGAGGCGGGGCATCGAGCTGACTGGCGCGGGCGCGGTGTTTCTGGAGCATGCGCGCGCGGCGCTCACGCAGGCCGAAACGGCGGTGCTGGCCGGGCGCCGGGCGAGCCGCGGCGAACTGGGCAAGCTGTGCATCGCCTATGCGAGTTCCGTCGCGCTCGAGCCGGAGCTGCCCGCGCTGCTCAGGCGCTTTTCGCAGGCACGGCCCGACGTCGAACTGGAGTTGCGCGCGATCTCCGTGCAGGCGCAGATGAACGCGCTCGCCGATGAGCGCATCGACGTGGCGTTTCTGCGCTCGCCGCCCGGGCCCCAGCCGGCCTCGATTCGCATCACGCCGTTTTCGCGCACGCCGCTCGACGTCGTCCTCTCGGCGGATCATCGCTGCGCTGGCCGTCGCCGCATTACGTTGCGCGACATGGCGGAAGAGCGCTTGATCGTCGTGGATGATCCGCCCGGTGTCGGGCTCGGGCATCGCGTGACGGAACTGTGTCTGGAGGCCGGGTTCGAGCCGGCGAGCGTCTTGCGTACGACGGATTCCGTGGGCGTGATGAGCTTCGCGGCGGCGGGGCTCGGCGTTGGCATCGTGCCGCGCACGCTCGCGCGCTTTGGTCTGGAAGGCGCGGTGTTCAAGCCGCTCGCAATGGCAAATGGGTATAGCGAAGTGGTGATCGCCACGCGTGCGTACGACCGGTCGGCGGGGACGCGGGCGCTGCTTGACATGGCCGCGCAGGAGCGTGCGTGA